From Heteronotia binoei isolate CCM8104 ecotype False Entrance Well chromosome 17, APGP_CSIRO_Hbin_v1, whole genome shotgun sequence, one genomic window encodes:
- the LOC132585815 gene encoding chemerin-like receptor 1 translates to MENTTLPVSLFWANFSFINERSAFSLSLQKGLRISSMVIYSLAFFLGVIGNGLVIFITGFRMKKTVSIIWFLNLAIADFTCTFFLPLSIAHLALAYQWPFGEVMCKVSPSMIILNLHASVYFLMIISVDRCISVRCPVWARNHRTPRLATFVALGTWILALALCSQNLYFRKTSSIGHIVFCYKEYSSDREQAKIIHRATVINRFILTFAIPFSVIIVCYRVIILQLRRNSSAWSNKPFKVITAVIVAFFICWFPYQVFCFLEVQAHEDPNLNSIVNHFFPLIASLAFINSGLNPILYVFVGREIKERLKRSILSVFENAFSEEINWSTRQKKMTDDVTHCNIIIFRLDTFSPTGEEQEVSCMDEDRK, encoded by the coding sequence ATGGAGAATACAACTCTACCTGTCAGTCTTTTCTGGGCTAATTTCAGTTTCATAAATGAACGGTCTGCATTCTCGCTAAGCTTGCAAAAAGGGCTACGCATCTCCTCCATGGTCATCTACAGCCTTGCCTTCTTCTTGGGGGTCATCGGAAATGGGCTGGTCATTTTCATCACCGGCTTCCGTATGAAGAAGACAGTCAGCATCATCTGGTTCCTCAACTTGGCTATTGCTGATTTCACCTGCACCTTCTTCCTTCCGCTGAGCATTGCCCACCTCGCTTTGGCCTATCAGTGGCCATTTGGTGAGGTCATGTGCAAGGTCAGCCCTTCCATGATTATCCTCAACCTCCATGCCAGCGTTTACTTCCTCATGATCATTAGTGTAGACCGTTGTATTTCCGTGAGATGTCCCGTGTGGGCTCGGAATCACCGGACCCCCCGCCTGGCTACCTTTGTGGCTTTGGGTACCTGGATTCTGGCACTGGCACTATGTTCTCAAAACCTCTATTTCAGGAAGACCTCGAGTATTGGTCATATAGTCTTTTGCTATAAGGAATACAGCAGTGATAGGGAGCAAGCAAAAATCATCCACCGTGCCACAGTGATCAACCGGTTCATCTTAACCTTTGCCATTCCCTTCAGCGTTATCATTGTTTGCTACAGGGTGATTATTCTGCAGCTTAGGAGGAACAGCTCAGCTTGGTCAAACAAGCCCTTCAAGGTGATAACTGCAGTGATCGTGGCCTTTTTCATCTGCTGGTTTCCCTATCAAGTTTTCTGTTTTCTTGAGGTTCAAGCCCATGAGGACCCAAACCTGAATTCTATAGTCAATCATTTTTTCCCTTTGATAGCCAGCTTGGCCTTCATCAACAGTGGTCTCAACCCCATCCTGTATGTCTTCGTGGGGCGTGAGATcaaggaaaggctgaaacgctCCATCCTCTCAGTATTTGAGAATGCCTTTTCTGAGGAGATCAACTGGAgcacaagacaaaaaaaaatgactGATGATGTGACCCATTGCAATATAATTATTTTCAGACTGGACACTTTCTCACCAACTGGAGAAGAACAGGAAGTCTCATGCATGGATGAAGACAGAAAATAG